A genomic segment from Treponema sp. Marseille-Q3903 encodes:
- a CDS encoding PadR family transcriptional regulator, with product MMFTAGSALLDAVVLSVVSIEGTYGYKITQDVREVMDVSESTLYPVLRRLQKDGYLETYDMEFQGRNRRYYKITSNGMILLDKYRREWCTFRKEIDKILMGVNSNKN from the coding sequence ATGATGTTTACTGCGGGTTCTGCATTGTTAGATGCCGTCGTTCTTTCTGTAGTGAGTATAGAAGGGACTTACGGTTATAAAATAACGCAGGATGTCCGAGAAGTTATGGATGTGTCGGAAAGTACGCTTTACCCTGTTTTGCGTCGCCTTCAGAAAGACGGTTATCTTGAAACTTACGATATGGAGTTTCAAGGGCGAAACAGAAGGTATTATAAAATCACTTCAAATGGAATGATTCTGCTTGATAAATACAGAAGAGAGTGGTGTACTTTTAGAAAGGAAATTGACAAAATTCTTATGGGAGTCAATTCAAATAAAAATTAA
- a CDS encoding sodium ion-translocating decarboxylase subunit beta: METELNNNKKSVNKALKISFAVIAIAAVLSFAGCGASKTYNGRRAKSAGSTIIKGSEGIRNIDVMSFFTNVAKNTGIYKMIHNPSPEEVREEKELREQMEIIKAEQSLKTARELSAHPVPGWQRLLMLAIGFLIVYLGAAKGFEPLLLIPIGFGTILVNIPGAGMGDGPDGMLHIIYSAGVGNEFFPMLIFMGIGAMTDFGPLIANPKTALLGGAAQLGVFATLFGVALMNFIPGIDYNMKQACAIAIIGGADGPTSIYVSGKLAPEMMAVIAVAAYSYMALVPMIQPPIMKLLTSQKERRIKMSQLRPVSKTEKVLFPLVLLVVTILLLPPAAPLIGMLAFGNFIKEVGVVQRLSKTLENEMMNIVSILLSLGVGSQMTPEKIMNLNSLGIILLGLVAFSIATMGGLIMAKIMNLFLKEKINPLIGSAGVSAVPMAARVSNKVGMSEDPSNFLLMHAMGPNVSGVIGTAIAAGVFISTYGM, encoded by the coding sequence ATGGAAACAGAATTGAATAACAATAAAAAGAGCGTAAACAAAGCTCTTAAGATTTCGTTTGCCGTGATAGCAATCGCTGCGGTTCTTTCTTTTGCAGGTTGTGGCGCTTCAAAAACGTACAACGGCAGAAGAGCAAAGTCTGCCGGTTCTACAATTATCAAGGGTTCTGAAGGTATAAGAAATATAGATGTCATGAGTTTTTTTACTAATGTAGCAAAAAATACCGGCATCTATAAGATGATTCACAATCCATCTCCTGAAGAAGTTCGAGAAGAAAAAGAGCTTCGAGAGCAGATGGAAATAATCAAAGCTGAACAATCTTTAAAAACAGCTAGAGAACTTTCAGCTCATCCAGTTCCAGGTTGGCAGCGGTTGTTGATGCTCGCAATCGGTTTTCTCATCGTTTACCTTGGAGCCGCAAAAGGATTTGAACCACTTCTTCTTATTCCGATTGGATTTGGTACAATCCTTGTAAATATTCCTGGAGCCGGCATGGGAGATGGTCCTGACGGAATGCTTCATATAATATATTCTGCCGGTGTTGGAAACGAATTCTTCCCAATGCTGATATTTATGGGAATTGGAGCTATGACAGACTTCGGTCCACTTATCGCAAATCCTAAGACTGCATTGCTCGGTGGTGCTGCTCAGCTTGGAGTATTTGCAACTTTGTTCGGTGTTGCATTGATGAATTTTATCCCGGGTATTGACTACAACATGAAGCAAGCTTGTGCGATCGCCATCATAGGTGGTGCAGACGGTCCTACTTCCATATACGTATCTGGAAAACTAGCTCCAGAGATGATGGCAGTGATTGCTGTTGCTGCGTATTCATATATGGCTCTTGTACCGATGATTCAGCCGCCGATAATGAAGCTTTTGACTTCTCAAAAAGAACGCAGAATTAAAATGAGCCAGCTCAGACCTGTATCTAAAACTGAAAAAGTGTTGTTCCCGTTAGTATTGCTTGTTGTTACAATTCTCTTGCTTCCGCCTGCAGCTCCTTTAATCGGTATGCTTGCATTCGGAAACTTTATAAAAGAAGTCGGAGTAGTGCAGCGTCTTTCTAAGACACTTGAAAACGAAATGATGAATATTGTTTCTATTCTTTTGTCACTTGGAGTAGGCTCTCAGATGACTCCTGAAAAAATTATGAATTTGAACTCGCTCGGCATTATTCTGCTTGGCTTAGTTGCATTTTCAATCGCAACAATGGGCGGTTTAATCATGGCAAAAATCATGAACCTTTTCCTCAAAGAAAAGATAAATCCGCTCATCGGTTCTGCCGGAGTTTCTGCCGTTCCGATGGCAGCCCGCGTTTCAAATAAAGTAGGAATGTCTGAAGATCCTTCGAACTTCCTTTTGATGCACGCGATGGGTCCAAATGTTTCTGGAGTAATCGGAACTGCGATTGCAGCAGGAGTTTTCATCTCTACATACGGAATGTAG
- the oadA gene encoding sodium-extruding oxaloacetate decarboxylase subunit alpha, producing the protein MAKVGITELVIRDAHQSLLATRMTTADMLPAAPMLDKIGYKFVEGWGGATYDSCIRFLNEDPWERLRKLHAAMPNSKIMMLLRAQNLLGYRHYADDVVRKFVEAAAKNGIDCFRIFDACNDPRNMECASKAAKKTGKHVQMAISYAVTPYHTIEKYAELAKTYAEFGADSICIKDMSGLLKPYAAYDLVKAIKAKVDLPVEIHSHATTGLSVATLLKGAEAGADWLDTAISSMSMGTSHSPTETVVEMLKGTDLDTGLDTKALLELAAYFREIRTHYSSLESKFLGADTRILLSQVPGGMLSNLESQLKQQNAGDKMDEVLAELPRVHKDIGYVPLVTPTSQIVGTQAVMNVLMGPYKVMTQDFRNLLVGRFGKLPAEPNQELVKKALEQNGMKEVVTCRPADEIAPEWDKMVEESKKNGGNGTDEDVLTYAMFPNVAPKFFASRANGPVDAAATFAKKEAAPAKENKGGSYTITVNGTAYNVTTGPAGDSMSVNVNGNNYNVTFGAAGSSPVAIAQPSTTVSVSGGEAIKAPVAGTMLKHVVAEGAQVHKGDTVIIIESMKMELEVKAPADGKISFAVQPGAQIQAGQTLANLGGTVVQAAPVAPAPKPAPAAAPSASPVASGKGKAVSAPVAGTLLKYAVSEGASVQPDTTIIIIESMKMELEIKAGAAGKVHFVAATGSQIAQGSTLAEIQ; encoded by the coding sequence ATGGCTAAAGTTGGAATTACTGAACTTGTTATCAGAGATGCTCATCAGAGTCTTCTCGCAACACGTATGACTACTGCGGATATGCTTCCTGCAGCTCCTATGCTCGATAAAATCGGTTATAAATTTGTAGAAGGATGGGGCGGAGCGACTTATGACTCGTGTATCAGATTTTTGAACGAAGATCCGTGGGAAAGACTTCGCAAGCTTCATGCGGCAATGCCTAACTCAAAAATTATGATGTTGCTTCGTGCACAGAACTTGCTAGGCTACCGTCACTATGCTGATGACGTTGTAAGAAAATTTGTTGAAGCTGCTGCTAAAAACGGTATCGACTGTTTTCGTATTTTTGATGCATGTAACGATCCTCGCAATATGGAATGCGCTTCAAAAGCTGCAAAAAAAACCGGAAAACACGTACAGATGGCTATTTCTTACGCTGTTACTCCGTATCACACAATTGAAAAATATGCAGAACTTGCAAAAACTTATGCTGAATTTGGAGCTGATTCAATCTGTATAAAAGATATGTCGGGATTGCTCAAACCTTACGCTGCTTACGATTTGGTAAAAGCAATAAAAGCAAAAGTTGACCTTCCTGTTGAGATTCACTCTCACGCTACGACAGGTCTCTCTGTTGCAACTTTGTTGAAAGGTGCTGAAGCCGGAGCTGATTGGCTCGATACTGCAATTTCGTCTATGTCTATGGGAACATCGCATTCACCTACTGAAACAGTTGTTGAAATGTTGAAAGGTACAGACTTGGATACAGGGCTTGACACAAAGGCTTTGCTTGAACTCGCTGCATATTTCAGAGAGATTCGTACTCACTATTCTTCACTTGAATCTAAATTCCTCGGTGCCGATACACGTATTCTCCTTTCTCAGGTGCCTGGAGGAATGCTTTCAAACCTCGAATCACAGCTAAAACAGCAGAACGCAGGAGACAAGATGGACGAAGTTCTCGCAGAGCTCCCGCGTGTGCACAAAGATATCGGATATGTTCCTCTTGTAACTCCAACATCACAGATTGTCGGAACTCAGGCTGTTATGAACGTTCTGATGGGACCTTACAAAGTTATGACACAGGACTTCAGAAATCTTCTTGTCGGAAGATTCGGAAAATTACCGGCTGAACCTAATCAGGAACTCGTTAAAAAAGCTCTTGAACAGAACGGCATGAAAGAAGTTGTGACTTGTCGTCCGGCTGATGAAATTGCTCCAGAATGGGACAAAATGGTTGAAGAATCAAAGAAGAACGGCGGTAACGGAACAGATGAAGATGTCCTCACTTATGCTATGTTCCCTAACGTTGCTCCAAAATTCTTTGCAAGCCGTGCAAACGGTCCGGTAGATGCTGCTGCAACTTTTGCTAAAAAAGAAGCCGCTCCTGCAAAGGAAAACAAAGGCGGTTCTTATACAATCACTGTAAACGGTACTGCTTACAACGTAACTACAGGTCCTGCCGGCGACAGCATGAGCGTCAACGTAAACGGAAATAACTACAACGTAACATTCGGTGCTGCCGGTTCTTCTCCTGTTGCAATTGCTCAACCTTCAACTACAGTTTCTGTATCAGGCGGGGAAGCAATCAAAGCTCCAGTTGCCGGAACGATGCTTAAACATGTTGTTGCAGAAGGTGCTCAAGTTCACAAAGGCGACACAGTTATCATCATTGAATCAATGAAAATGGAACTTGAAGTAAAAGCTCCAGCTGATGGAAAAATTTCATTTGCCGTACAGCCGGGAGCTCAAATACAAGCAGGTCAAACATTGGCTAACCTCGGCGGAACTGTCGTTCAGGCTGCTCCTGTTGCGCCTGCTCCAAAACCGGCTCCTGCTGCCGCTCCGTCAGCTTCTCCTGTTGCAAGCGGAAAAGGTAAAGCAGTTTCGGCTCCAGTTGCGGGCACATTGTTAAAATACGCAGTTTCTGAAGGTGCTTCAGTTCAACCTGATACGACAATCATTATCATTGAATCAATGAAAATGGAGCTGGAAATCAAAGCCGGTGCTGCCGGAAAAGTTCATTTTGTTGCTGCTACAGGCTCTCAGATAGCTCAAGGCTCAACTTTGGCAGAAATTCAGTAG
- a CDS encoding OadG family protein produces MTITEMLGQSGLLTLLGMGVVFGFIIILICCMNLLKIFVHAFKLDKEESKDTPVASAPVSSAGNDGSIVAVIAAAVHDKALNS; encoded by the coding sequence ATGACAATTACGGAAATGCTTGGTCAGAGTGGACTTCTGACATTGCTAGGTATGGGTGTTGTATTTGGTTTTATCATCATTCTTATCTGCTGTATGAATTTGCTTAAAATTTTTGTACACGCATTTAAACTTGATAAAGAAGAATCAAAAGACACACCGGTGGCTTCGGCTCCAGTCTCAAGTGCTGGAAATGATGGTTCAATAGTTGCTGTAATCGCAGCTGCCGTGCATGACAAGGCATTAAACTCGTAA
- the dapB gene encoding 4-hydroxy-tetrahydrodipicolinate reductase, whose product MKIALVGYGKMGHMIEQCAKRAGHEVVATIDVYAQDASVKVSENDSGAVARSVKSSGAEGVIEFTHPSSVIENIKAILPLQLPLVVGTTGWNDRYKEIAEYAKSVGGTVMTAGNFSIGVNMFYKIVEEAARIMHDYKDYDVATWEMHHNQKADSPSGTALEIARRIQLSYSEKSEIVTDSFHQRPSQNQLHVSSTRCGNVPGTHKVFFDGTADTIELTHTARSREGFAVGAVESLVKLSSSLKTGKLSKGNLYGWDDLFN is encoded by the coding sequence ATGAAAATCGCACTTGTCGGATACGGAAAAATGGGGCACATGATTGAACAGTGTGCAAAACGAGCCGGTCACGAAGTTGTCGCAACGATCGATGTTTATGCTCAAGACGCTTCCGTAAAAGTTTCTGAAAATGATTCAGGCGCTGTTGCCAGAAGTGTAAAGTCGAGCGGAGCAGAAGGTGTGATTGAATTTACTCACCCGTCTTCCGTGATAGAAAATATAAAAGCTATTCTTCCTCTTCAATTGCCGCTCGTCGTAGGAACGACAGGTTGGAATGACAGATACAAAGAAATCGCTGAATACGCAAAATCTGTAGGCGGAACCGTGATGACTGCCGGAAACTTTTCTATCGGTGTAAATATGTTTTATAAAATCGTAGAAGAAGCAGCGAGAATCATGCATGATTACAAAGACTACGATGTGGCGACATGGGAAATGCATCACAATCAAAAGGCGGACAGCCCTTCGGGAACTGCATTGGAAATCGCACGGCGCATTCAGCTTTCTTATTCTGAAAAATCGGAAATTGTGACAGATTCTTTTCATCAGCGTCCTTCTCAAAATCAGCTTCATGTAAGTTCAACACGCTGCGGCAATGTTCCCGGAACTCATAAAGTTTTTTTTGACGGGACGGCTGACACAATTGAACTTACGCACACGGCACGAAGCCGAGAAGGTTTTGCAGTCGGAGCTGTAGAATCGCTTGTAAAGTTGTCATCATCGTTAAAAACAGGAAAACTCTCTAAAGGAAATCTCTACGGGTGGGACGATCTTTTTAATTAA